One stretch of Rana temporaria chromosome 10, aRanTem1.1, whole genome shotgun sequence DNA includes these proteins:
- the NTF4 gene encoding neurotrophin-4 gives MLLRLYVMVISYLCAINAAPFQNQNTDRDYGPNNSSFTSDQLQETYNFTDGLHEGIFPDLATTYPEMTGKEWNLYSSRVALSNQEPSGPPLLFLAEENIAQSEPANRTSRVKRAQGSDSISLSRRGEQSVCDSINIWVTDKRQAIDIRGKTVSVLSEIQTLTGPLKQYFFETKCNPQGSTTNGCRGVDKRQWISECKPKQSYVRALTMLDKMVGWRWIRIDTACVCTLLSRSGRT, from the coding sequence ATGCTCCTCCGCCTTTATGTCATGGTGATCTCATACCTTTGTGCCATCAACGCTGCCCCTTTCCAAAACCAGAACACTGATcgggattatggccccaacaattCCTCCTTCACGTCAGACCAATTGCAGGAAACCTATAACTTCACTGACGGACTCCATGAAGGGATCTTCCCAGACTTGGCAACTACATATCCTGAAATGACGGGTAAAGAATGGAACCTGTATTCCTCAAGAGTGGCTCTGTCCAATCAGGAGCCCTCTGGACCTCCCCTTTTGTTCTTGGCAGAAGAGAACATTGCACAGTCAGAGCCAGCAAATAGGACTTCACGGGTGAAACGGGCACAGGGGTCCGATTCCATTAGCCTTTCGAGAAGGGGAGAACAGTCAGTGTGTGATAGCATAAACATCTGGGTAACTGATAAACGACAGGCAATAGATATTCGGGGGAAGACTGTTTCTGTCTTGTCTGAAATTCAGACACTCACAGGACCCTTAAAGCAATACTTTTTTGAGACCAAATGCAACCCTCAAGGTAGCACAACCAATGGTTGCCGAGGGGTGGACAAAAGACAATGGATATCAGAGTGTAAACCAAAACAGTCGTATGTACGGGCACTAACTATGTTGGACAAGATGGTGGGCTGGCGCTGGATTCGGATTGATACAGCTTGTGTCTGCACCCTGTTGAGCAGGAGTGGAAGGACGTAG